The following proteins are encoded in a genomic region of Devosia lucknowensis:
- a CDS encoding TadE/TadG family type IV pilus assembly protein: MLGTAGLILKARLERLRRDERGVTAVEFGLLALPFFAIIGAILQTSIIFLASQVLESAVHDASRTIRTGQAQSLSLEQFRTEVCDRLYGLFPDCAGLHVRVNVVSNFQSATVAPPLSQPCAAPCNWSQPESWATGTRESVVLVQVYYRYPVIVQLGPLGLSNMSDGRRLMGSATVFKNEPF, encoded by the coding sequence GTGCTCGGCACTGCCGGACTGATCCTGAAGGCCAGGCTCGAACGACTGCGGCGCGACGAACGTGGCGTGACTGCGGTCGAGTTCGGCCTTTTGGCCCTGCCCTTCTTCGCCATCATTGGCGCCATTCTTCAGACCTCGATCATTTTCCTGGCGTCCCAGGTGCTGGAAAGCGCGGTCCATGACGCTTCGCGCACCATTCGAACGGGACAGGCCCAGAGCCTGTCGCTCGAGCAATTCCGTACGGAAGTCTGTGACCGGCTGTATGGCCTGTTTCCTGATTGTGCAGGCCTGCATGTGCGTGTGAACGTAGTGTCCAATTTTCAATCTGCGACCGTAGCGCCGCCGCTGTCGCAACCTTGCGCGGCGCCATGCAACTGGTCCCAACCGGAAAGCTGGGCAACGGGCACGCGCGAGTCGGTTGTGCTTGTGCAGGTTTACTACCGCTATCCAGTCATCGTGCAGCTTGGGCCGTTGGGGCTTTCCAACATGAGCGATGGAAGACGGCTCATGGGCTCGGCGACTGTGTTCAAGAACGAGCCATTCTGA
- a CDS encoding pilus assembly protein N-terminal domain-containing protein, with amino-acid sequence MLRPAAIAMLLSATLAAPMPAVAQDGAPINVNVNMARVLRISAPAATVIVGNPGIADVTIQDPQTLILTGKSYGQTNLIVLDSRGEPVADTLVEVVQMTAGTMTVYQGQNRTSLACAPVCQPIIMMGDDPGFAGQALASSQLVQSAAN; translated from the coding sequence ATGCTCCGCCCAGCCGCTATCGCCATGTTGCTCTCTGCAACCCTTGCGGCCCCAATGCCGGCCGTGGCCCAGGATGGGGCACCTATCAACGTCAACGTCAACATGGCGCGCGTCCTGCGCATCAGTGCACCGGCAGCGACCGTCATCGTGGGCAATCCCGGCATTGCCGACGTGACGATCCAGGACCCGCAGACGCTGATCCTCACCGGCAAGAGCTATGGCCAAACCAACCTGATCGTGCTCGACAGCCGCGGTGAACCGGTCGCCGATACGCTCGTGGAAGTTGTGCAGATGACGGCCGGCACGATGACGGTCTATCAGGGTCAAAACCGTACCAGCCTCGCCTGCGCCCCGGTCTGCCAGCCAATCATCATGATGGGTGACGACCCGGGCTTCGCAGGGCAGGCACTCGCCTCGTCCCAGCTGGTCCAATCCGCGGCCAACTAG
- a CDS encoding Flp family type IVb pilin, producing the protein MNIFARFAQDESGATAIEYGLIAALISVGIILAATALGNSLGDLFNGISDTLENNMP; encoded by the coding sequence ATGAACATTTTCGCACGTTTCGCGCAGGACGAGTCGGGCGCGACTGCAATCGAGTACGGCCTGATCGCCGCACTCATCTCTGTGGGTATCATCCTTGCTGCTACCGCCCTCGGTAACAGCCTCGGTGACCTCTTCAACGGTATCTCCGATACCCTTGAAAACAATATGCCGTAA
- a CDS encoding A24 family peptidase produces MPNIAILFFPLLMAFAASSDLLTMRISNKLVLLLAAGFVGIALLVEMPLQQFAMHVLCAAIVLVVAFVMFALRWIGGGDAKLAAATALWLGFANSSGQPSLMTYLAYTAIFGGLLTLAILMLRRIPLDGVFYGRPWLNWLNRLHDPKQGVPYGVAMALAGILVYSNTSIFGYLSA; encoded by the coding sequence ATGCCCAATATTGCCATCCTTTTCTTTCCACTGCTCATGGCCTTTGCTGCGTCGTCGGATCTTCTGACCATGCGCATTTCCAACAAGCTGGTCCTCCTCCTGGCAGCGGGCTTTGTGGGGATCGCCCTGTTGGTCGAGATGCCCCTTCAGCAATTTGCCATGCATGTGCTTTGTGCTGCGATCGTCCTGGTGGTGGCCTTCGTCATGTTCGCGCTGCGCTGGATCGGTGGCGGCGATGCCAAGCTTGCGGCAGCCACGGCGCTGTGGCTCGGTTTCGCGAACTCATCGGGCCAGCCGTCGCTGATGACCTACCTGGCCTACACCGCGATCTTCGGTGGGCTGCTGACGCTCGCCATTCTCATGCTGCGCCGAATTCCGCTCGACGGCGTCTTTTACGGGCGCCCCTGGCTCAACTGGCTCAACCGCCTGCACGATCCCAAGCAGGGCGTCCCCTATGGCGTCGCCATGGCGCTGGCAGGGATCCTCGTCTACTCCAACACGTCGATCTTCGGTTATCTCTCAGCCTAG
- the cpaB gene encoding Flp pilus assembly protein CpaB — protein sequence MRPARIILLVVALVAGLLAAFLVTRGNRAPAPESQTVTQVVEEPKTQILVARAPIGIGERLSEDRVEWQDWPEGALRPEYVTISAMPDAPVELNGAVARFEFFPGEPIREAKLVRSDQGYLSAVLAPGKRGVSVTVTAASSAGGFVIPNDRVDVLLTTSSALGQQSEVILSDVRVLAIGKRLGEMGVSGGDAEGTQASPTPITFDDSTIATLELDPGQAETLVNASTRGQLSLTLRSVADFNRADPQAATTNQAVRLIRYGREQSVMAGSTATANAGTSSSGMPDSSQMPMAPEAPQVLPQ from the coding sequence ATGAGACCGGCGCGTATTATCCTGTTGGTGGTTGCCCTGGTGGCCGGGTTGCTCGCAGCGTTTCTCGTGACGCGCGGAAACAGGGCTCCTGCGCCTGAAAGCCAAACCGTTACCCAGGTGGTCGAGGAACCCAAGACCCAGATTCTGGTGGCCCGGGCACCGATCGGCATTGGCGAGCGCCTGTCGGAGGATCGTGTCGAGTGGCAGGACTGGCCGGAGGGAGCCCTTCGCCCGGAATACGTGACGATCTCGGCCATGCCCGACGCTCCAGTGGAGCTGAACGGCGCCGTTGCCCGCTTCGAATTTTTCCCCGGTGAGCCCATTCGCGAAGCCAAGCTCGTGCGATCCGACCAGGGTTACCTTTCCGCTGTACTCGCCCCGGGCAAGCGCGGCGTCTCGGTCACCGTCACCGCGGCCTCCAGCGCCGGCGGTTTCGTTATTCCCAATGACCGGGTCGATGTGCTGCTTACCACCTCGTCCGCGCTCGGGCAGCAGTCCGAAGTGATCCTGTCCGACGTCCGCGTCCTCGCCATCGGCAAGCGGCTGGGCGAAATGGGCGTCAGCGGTGGCGATGCCGAGGGCACCCAAGCCAGCCCAACGCCCATTACCTTCGACGACAGCACCATCGCCACGCTCGAACTCGATCCGGGCCAGGCCGAAACGCTGGTCAACGCATCGACCCGCGGGCAACTGAGCCTGACACTGCGCTCCGTTGCCGATTTCAACCGTGCCGATCCGCAGGCGGCCACCACCAACCAGGCTGTTCGGCTGATCCGCTATGGCCGCGAGCAGAGTGTCATGGCCGGCAGCACGGCGACCGCCAACGCCGGTACCAGTTCGTCCGGCATGCCGGACTCCTCCCAGATGCCCATGGCGCCAGAAGCGCCGCAAGTCCTGCCGCAATAG
- a CDS encoding type II and III secretion system protein family protein, producing the protein MHTKSAFRSRPAFRTTLAAGLLALGVSVMSAAPTVAQADAQLTIAGTAYGAVRKVEVEMNKSMIVDLPAGVAEVVVSQPNLAAAIMRSRTRAIIQGLEEGSTNIIFIDDAGRTISVLDVDIILPPLQVGRALEATLARVIPGSNIRVETLTNNSVNDKVYFVLTGTVLTAEDKANAEAMAWAISENDGEGGSLIQVVGPQQVMLQVTVSEVQRDVAKQFGINLSGALSVGNVNLAFNNNVTGAGMTTANGLNATGLGGMDINAAIRALETRGGLRILAQPTLTAISGQEATFLAGGEIPYGTTDNNGNRTVIFRPYGVELAFTPVVRSNGTISLKVSTAVSEPQTSGSLSKREADTSVELPSGSTLAIGGLLQETTRQQIDQLPVLGDIPILGALFRSRDYQTQQTELVILVTPYLVSPSPANTIAVPTDTSYPATDAEGIFLGAIEKQYGVGATGEFRGSFSGSVGFVLD; encoded by the coding sequence ATGCACACCAAATCTGCCTTCCGCTCCCGCCCCGCGTTTCGCACCACTCTCGCCGCCGGTCTGCTGGCCCTCGGGGTGTCGGTTATGTCCGCGGCGCCGACCGTTGCACAGGCCGACGCGCAACTGACGATCGCCGGCACCGCCTACGGCGCGGTACGCAAGGTCGAAGTCGAGATGAACAAATCGATGATCGTCGACCTGCCCGCGGGGGTTGCCGAGGTCGTCGTGTCGCAGCCCAATCTGGCAGCCGCCATCATGCGCAGCCGCACGCGAGCCATCATCCAGGGGCTCGAGGAAGGCTCGACCAACATCATCTTCATCGACGATGCCGGCCGCACCATCAGCGTGCTTGATGTCGATATCATCCTGCCACCACTGCAGGTCGGGCGCGCGCTCGAAGCGACCCTCGCGCGGGTGATCCCGGGCTCCAATATTCGTGTCGAAACCCTCACCAACAATTCGGTGAACGACAAGGTCTACTTCGTGTTGACCGGTACGGTGCTGACCGCCGAGGACAAGGCAAATGCCGAAGCCATGGCCTGGGCCATTTCCGAAAACGACGGCGAGGGCGGAAGCCTGATCCAGGTCGTCGGCCCGCAGCAGGTCATGCTCCAGGTCACCGTGTCCGAAGTGCAGCGCGATGTCGCCAAGCAGTTCGGTATCAACCTCTCCGGCGCTCTCAGCGTGGGCAATGTCAACCTGGCCTTCAACAACAATGTCACCGGCGCCGGCATGACCACTGCCAACGGTCTCAATGCCACGGGTCTGGGGGGCATGGACATCAACGCCGCCATCCGGGCGCTCGAAACCCGCGGCGGGCTTCGTATTCTCGCGCAGCCCACCCTCACGGCCATTTCCGGGCAGGAAGCGACGTTCCTCGCCGGCGGTGAAATTCCGTACGGCACTACCGATAACAACGGCAACCGTACGGTCATTTTCCGCCCCTATGGCGTGGAACTGGCATTCACGCCGGTCGTCCGCTCCAACGGCACGATTTCGCTAAAGGTCAGCACAGCGGTTTCGGAGCCGCAGACCAGTGGGTCGCTGTCCAAGCGCGAAGCCGACACCTCGGTGGAACTGCCCTCCGGGTCGACGCTCGCCATTGGTGGGCTCCTGCAGGAAACCACACGCCAGCAGATCGACCAGCTTCCGGTGCTGGGCGATATCCCGATCCTGGGTGCGCTGTTCCGCTCCCGAGACTACCAGACCCAGCAGACCGAACTGGTGATCCTGGTGACGCCCTATCTGGTATCGCCCTCACCGGCCAACACCATCGCCGTCCCCACCGACACATCCTACCCAGCCACCGATGCCGAGGGCATTTTCCTCGGTGCCATCGAAAAGCAGTATGGCGTCGGTGCCACGGGCGAGTTCCGCGGGAGCTTCTCGGGCTCCGTCGGTTTCGTCCTCGATTGA
- a CDS encoding AAA family ATPase yields MSFLTPDKPQIEEPAAEIASGARLVPRITIQAFCENSQTAQLVESAMHDRRMSKVALTTHNGGIEGAVETYKSNPTPNLIMVETTLAPEQIPESLSRLAEVCDASTRVIVLGHVNDVLLYRELIRSGISEYIVLPATSAEIVTAITELYAAEGAAPIGRTVGFISAKGGAGSSTIAHNVAWAIATGLRQDCLIVDMDLAFGTAGLNFNQDPPHGLADAVLANQKVDQTMLDRLMSKAANHINLLTAPATLDQTWDFDEREFEQVIEICQKSVPVIVLDIPHTWNAWTRQTLASIDDVVIVAEPDLANLRNAKNLADAVKQLRPTDNAPKLVINKLGVPRRPEIGAQEFASSVECNLIGHIGFDAALFGTAANNGQMIAEVSANNKLIETFSAIGMQVTGRHVSHSGGKAASLLKLPSLFKKRA; encoded by the coding sequence ATGAGTTTCCTCACCCCTGATAAGCCCCAGATCGAAGAACCGGCAGCCGAGATCGCCTCTGGCGCCCGGCTGGTTCCGCGCATCACGATCCAGGCCTTCTGCGAGAATTCGCAGACGGCGCAACTGGTCGAGAGCGCCATGCACGACCGGCGGATGTCCAAGGTTGCCCTGACCACGCATAATGGTGGCATTGAGGGCGCAGTCGAGACCTACAAGTCCAACCCCACGCCGAACTTGATCATGGTCGAAACGACCCTGGCGCCCGAGCAGATTCCGGAAAGCCTCAGCCGGTTGGCCGAAGTGTGCGATGCATCGACCCGCGTGATCGTGCTCGGCCATGTCAACGACGTGCTGCTCTATCGCGAGCTCATCCGCTCCGGCATTTCCGAATATATCGTGCTGCCCGCAACGTCGGCCGAGATCGTCACCGCCATCACCGAACTCTATGCAGCCGAAGGCGCCGCTCCGATCGGGCGCACCGTCGGGTTCATTTCCGCCAAGGGCGGCGCTGGCAGTTCGACCATTGCCCACAACGTCGCCTGGGCGATCGCCACCGGCCTGCGCCAGGATTGCCTGATCGTTGACATGGACCTCGCCTTCGGCACCGCCGGGCTGAACTTCAACCAGGACCCGCCGCACGGCCTGGCCGATGCCGTTCTGGCCAACCAGAAGGTCGACCAGACCATGCTGGATCGCCTGATGAGCAAGGCCGCCAACCACATCAACCTGCTCACCGCACCCGCCACCCTTGACCAGACCTGGGACTTCGATGAGCGCGAATTCGAACAGGTCATCGAAATCTGCCAGAAGAGCGTGCCGGTGATCGTGCTCGACATCCCGCACACCTGGAACGCCTGGACGCGCCAGACACTGGCATCGATAGACGACGTTGTCATCGTTGCCGAACCCGACCTCGCCAACCTGCGCAACGCCAAGAACCTGGCGGACGCGGTCAAGCAGCTTCGCCCGACCGACAACGCGCCCAAGCTCGTCATCAACAAGCTCGGCGTGCCGCGTCGCCCGGAAATCGGCGCCCAGGAATTCGCCTCATCGGTGGAATGCAATCTCATTGGGCACATCGGCTTCGACGCTGCCCTTTTCGGCACCGCGGCCAACAATGGCCAGATGATTGCCGAGGTCTCGGCCAACAACAAGCTGATCGAGACCTTTTCAGCCATCGGCATGCAGGTGACCGGGCGCCACGTCAGCCATTCCGGCGGCAAGGCGGCCAGCCTGCTCAAACTGCCGTCGCTGTTCAAAAAGCGGGCCTAG
- a CDS encoding CpaF family protein yields MFGKRTTFGGNTPGLSEAPRPVASPPPVAPTQQRRASDGDGMATRMRTTDEVLDVRAPADAQRAKEYFQTKSAIFNALIDSIDLSQLATMESQAAREEIRDIVAEIIALKSIVMSISEQEDLLEDICNDVLGYGPLEPLLARDDIADIMVNGSQKCYIEVAGKVRLTNVRFRDDAHLMNVCQRIVSQVGRRVDEGSPICDARLPDGSRVNVIAPPLAIDGAALTIRKFKKDKLTLQQLVKYNSISPEGAEVLRILGRVRANVLISGGTGSGKTTLLNCLTAFIEKDERVITCEDSAELQLQQPHVVRLETRPPNLEGEGEITMRDLIKNCLRMRPERIIVGEVRGPESFDLLQAMNTGHDGSMGTLHANSPREALSRLESMITMGGYSLPSRTIREMVVSSIDVIVQAARLRDGSRRITHITEVLGMEGDVIVTQDIFVYDIMGEDANGMLIGKHRSTGITKPQFTERARYFNEEANLVEALEKANVEQHEILGR; encoded by the coding sequence ATGTTCGGCAAGCGCACCACATTCGGCGGTAACACCCCGGGACTGAGCGAAGCACCCCGCCCGGTGGCCAGCCCGCCGCCGGTTGCGCCCACACAACAACGCCGCGCCTCCGATGGCGACGGCATGGCGACCCGCATGCGCACCACCGACGAGGTGCTCGATGTGCGCGCACCGGCCGACGCGCAGCGTGCGAAGGAATATTTCCAGACCAAGTCAGCCATCTTCAACGCGCTCATCGACTCGATCGATCTCAGCCAGCTCGCCACCATGGAATCGCAGGCGGCACGCGAGGAAATCCGCGATATCGTCGCCGAAATCATCGCGCTCAAGTCGATCGTCATGTCTATTTCCGAGCAGGAAGATCTGCTCGAGGACATCTGTAATGACGTCCTGGGTTATGGCCCGCTCGAGCCGCTCCTGGCACGCGACGACATCGCCGACATCATGGTGAACGGATCGCAGAAGTGCTACATCGAAGTGGCAGGCAAGGTTCGCCTCACCAACGTGCGCTTCCGTGACGATGCGCATTTGATGAACGTCTGCCAGCGCATCGTGTCACAGGTCGGCCGCCGCGTCGACGAAGGCTCGCCCATCTGCGACGCCCGTCTCCCCGACGGTTCGCGCGTCAACGTCATCGCGCCGCCGCTGGCCATCGATGGCGCCGCGCTCACCATCCGTAAGTTCAAGAAGGACAAGCTGACCCTTCAGCAGTTGGTCAAATACAATTCCATCTCGCCCGAAGGCGCCGAGGTGCTGCGCATCCTGGGTCGGGTGCGCGCCAATGTGCTGATCTCGGGCGGTACCGGCTCGGGCAAGACGACGCTGCTCAATTGCCTGACGGCCTTCATCGAGAAGGACGAGCGCGTCATCACCTGCGAGGACTCGGCGGAACTGCAGCTGCAGCAGCCGCACGTCGTACGCCTCGAAACCCGCCCGCCCAATCTCGAAGGCGAAGGCGAGATCACCATGCGTGATCTCATCAAGAACTGCCTGCGTATGCGTCCCGAACGCATCATCGTCGGCGAAGTTCGCGGCCCGGAGAGCTTCGACCTTCTCCAGGCCATGAACACGGGTCACGACGGCTCGATGGGCACTCTGCACGCTAACAGCCCGCGCGAAGCCCTGAGTCGCCTTGAATCCATGATCACCATGGGCGGCTATTCGCTGCCCAGCCGCACCATCCGCGAAATGGTCGTGTCCTCCATCGATGTCATCGTCCAGGCGGCACGCCTGCGCGATGGCTCGCGCCGCATCACCCACATCACCGAGGTGCTCGGCATGGAAGGCGACGTGATCGTCACCCAGGACATCTTCGTCTACGACATCATGGGCGAGGACGCGAACGGCATGCTCATCGGCAAGCACCGCTCCACCGGCATCACCAAGCCGCAATTCACCGAGCGCGCGCGCTATTTCAACGAGGAAGCCAACCTCGTCGAAGCGCTCGAAAAGGCAAATGTCGAGCAGCACGAGATCCTGGGACGCTGA
- a CDS encoding type II secretion system F family protein, which produces MNMLLLVILFAITIGAAGFALVPSALGNKRAEARMKAFQGDIRANRQSADANRVRENRRKNVQQALKSQTDELNAKKRLSLSDLIFQSGMTIKPATFIRNSIIFGVALFLILVVAQVPFYFAAIFAVAGAYLLPRMYVSRKRKRYQDRYLDELPNAIEAIVRGVKTGLPLNDSMRVVAKDTKEPVKSEFARVLDQQSFGFSMTESVQVLLERVPLPEVNFFVVVISVQQQAGGNLSEALGNLARVLRNRKKMKQKVKAMSAEAKASAGIIGSLPIIVAILVSLVSPAYLQPLFSTPVGNLCLGIAVIMMAAGVFVMNRMIQFEM; this is translated from the coding sequence ATGAACATGCTTCTGCTCGTCATCCTGTTTGCCATCACCATTGGTGCCGCAGGCTTTGCTCTCGTGCCATCGGCGCTGGGCAACAAGCGGGCAGAAGCGCGCATGAAAGCCTTCCAGGGCGACATCCGCGCCAACCGTCAAAGTGCCGACGCCAACCGGGTCCGTGAAAATCGCCGCAAGAACGTGCAGCAGGCGCTCAAGTCACAGACAGACGAGCTCAATGCGAAGAAGCGCCTGAGCCTCTCGGACCTGATTTTCCAGTCCGGCATGACCATCAAGCCCGCGACCTTCATCCGCAACAGCATCATCTTCGGCGTCGCGCTGTTCCTGATCCTCGTCGTGGCGCAGGTGCCTTTCTATTTCGCCGCCATCTTCGCAGTGGCCGGCGCCTACCTGTTGCCGCGCATGTACGTCTCACGCAAGCGCAAGCGCTATCAGGATCGCTATCTGGACGAACTGCCAAACGCCATCGAAGCCATCGTCCGCGGCGTCAAGACCGGTCTGCCCCTCAACGATAGCATGCGCGTCGTGGCCAAGGACACCAAGGAACCGGTCAAGTCCGAGTTTGCCCGCGTTCTCGACCAGCAGAGCTTTGGCTTTTCCATGACCGAGTCCGTGCAGGTCTTGCTCGAGCGTGTGCCCCTGCCGGAAGTCAATTTCTTCGTAGTCGTTATCTCGGTCCAGCAGCAGGCCGGCGGCAATCTCTCGGAGGCGCTGGGCAACCTGGCGCGGGTGCTGCGCAACCGCAAGAAGATGAAGCAGAAGGTCAAAGCCATGTCCGCCGAAGCCAAGGCCTCGGCCGGCATCATCGGGTCGCTGCCGATCATCGTCGCCATTCTGGTGTCGCTCGTCTCCCCGGCCTATCTGCAGCCGCTGTTTTCGACGCCCGTGGGCAATCTCTGCCTCGGCATAGCCGTCATCATGATGGCCGCGGGTGTCTTCGTGATGAACCGCATGATTCAGTTTGAGATGTAG
- a CDS encoding type II secretion system F family protein, whose amino-acid sequence MNIVELLTQREFLIAVLAAISAAAVVFTFGSSMIVRQEMRGRIKRVAVERDRMRAEEMARLRGNVSSNADGRVSIRRGTEAKSYMKRAVERFDLKKAFQDDSTVDKLAMAGLRGQGELTKFLFQRLAYPVVIFIVAAVYLLIMAPGDRPLYLNVVYAIGAGLLGAYMPVLLLKNKTQKRQASIRRSWPDCLDLLLLCVEAGMSMEHAFKRVAKEIGSQSVELAEELTLTTAELSFLEDRTRAYDNLGRRTGLDNVKAVMTALIQADRYGTSVGQALRVMAEEGREARMMDAEKKAAALPPKLTVPLIVFFLPVLFIVILSPAMIKVFSGSVASTVGG is encoded by the coding sequence ATGAACATCGTCGAACTGCTGACCCAGCGTGAATTTCTCATCGCCGTCCTCGCGGCCATATCGGCAGCGGCCGTCGTCTTCACCTTCGGCTCTTCGATGATCGTGCGCCAGGAAATGCGCGGCCGCATCAAGCGCGTTGCCGTCGAGCGCGACAGGATGCGAGCCGAAGAAATGGCGCGTCTGCGTGGCAACGTCAGCAGCAATGCCGATGGTCGCGTCTCCATCCGTCGCGGCACCGAGGCGAAGTCCTACATGAAGCGCGCGGTCGAACGTTTCGACCTCAAGAAGGCTTTCCAGGACGATTCGACCGTCGACAAGCTGGCCATGGCCGGCCTGCGCGGGCAGGGGGAACTGACCAAGTTCCTGTTCCAGCGCCTGGCCTATCCAGTGGTGATTTTCATCGTCGCGGCCGTGTACCTGCTGATCATGGCTCCCGGCGACCGACCGCTCTATCTCAACGTCGTCTACGCCATCGGCGCAGGCCTGCTGGGCGCCTACATGCCGGTGCTGCTGCTCAAGAACAAGACGCAGAAGCGCCAAGCCTCGATCCGTCGCTCCTGGCCTGACTGTCTCGACCTTCTGTTGCTGTGCGTGGAAGCGGGCATGTCCATGGAACACGCCTTCAAGCGCGTCGCCAAGGAAATCGGCTCGCAATCGGTCGAGCTCGCCGAGGAGCTGACCCTGACGACTGCCGAGCTGTCCTTCCTCGAGGATCGTACCCGCGCCTACGACAATCTCGGTCGCCGCACGGGCCTAGATAACGTCAAGGCCGTGATGACAGCCCTGATCCAGGCCGATCGCTATGGCACCTCGGTCGGTCAGGCGCTGCGCGTCATGGCCGAGGAGGGCCGCGAGGCGCGCATGATGGACGCCGAAAAGAAGGCTGCCGCCCTGCCGCCTAAACTGACCGTGCCGCTGATCGTGTTCTTCCTGCCTGTCTTGTTCATCGTCATCCTGTCGCCGGCCATGATCAAGGTCTTCTCTGGGTCGGTCGCCAGCACCGTTGGCGGGTGA